The Cucumis melo cultivar AY chromosome 9, USDA_Cmelo_AY_1.0, whole genome shotgun sequence genome includes the window GCATCTAGGAAGTTCCTTATTCATTTCTTGTTGCACCGATCATCCACACGATGCCATTCACATTATATGGACACCACATAATCACTACTCATTTGATAGAATTAAGACTAATAGTTTGTATGCATTCATCACAATTAGTACATAGAAAGCAAcaattttctcttttcaaataataacaacaacaataaaaataacacAGAGAGATACAGAACGCGTTATGCATAACTCAGACTCAGAAGGAatctattaagaaaacattaCAAAACGTTTAGTTTAAGAAGGTCACTCTCGCAGTAGTTTAAGAAGGTCACTCATGCAAGAGTGTTTAGTTTAAGGTCGTTCATGTAAATGTCAGATCCTCTTCTTCTCCAAACACCTCTCCTCGCCTAGTACTTCCTCAGTGTAACTCAACTCTTTGCACTCTTTTGGTAAAACCTCCAAATCACAGCACTTCATTTAGGGCTTCCACCCCTACTTATAATAATCCTTTGGACTGATTATTTTCTTTACCCGCCAGTTTCAAATTACCACTTTGCACGTGTCGCCTTACCGTCTTACCGCACGATGCAACCAAATCCAAACTTCACATGTAAGCTTGAAGGTCAACTCCAAATTAGACATTCCCTCCAAACATAAACCTTATCCTCTCGGGAAACCAAACTTCTTCCTTGACTACTCCCTTTTGAGAAGCCAAATTCTTTTTCCACCTTTTCCTTCCTCATCTTCCCTTTCTTGCGATAGACCACAACCGCTCACTTCCTTTTTGATTTCGCTTCACGTTACTTCACCGGAATGCCTAACTTTCCTTACGATAGAACTCCTTTGCCCAACACTCTTCCTTCATCGCCTTCTTTCTAATGCaacttccttccttcctttgaactttatctttagaataatcattcttttcattttagaAGGATCATCCTACTCCTCGGCGTCTCTCTTCTTCATTAGGACTCCCTATTTCGGATCCGAGCCTCACTATTATTTCAACAATGTAAAGCGCTTCACAATCTCATAGATTTTCACAAGTGTTTTCCAACACAAACATAAGATAATTGCttgaatatttttcaaaatgatcAATCCTAAAACTgaaaaaataagtataaaattaTCGATTACTACAGAAATTTGGTTATATGACATTGTTGCAATATCTAGTAATAGTATACCTGGCATTTTCAAAAACATATGATAATCGACTTTTAGGTATGATTGATGGGAACGATAGATATGCACAACgaaaatcaaatcaattttattttgcaTTAAATTAACATGTAAATTCCTTAAATTAAACCGAAACTAGGGTTAATGAAAACTCATACCTTTGTGATTCCTATTCGCTTGAAATCTCCACACGATTTCGAACtcggaccaccactagtgttgatcCGCCATTCTTTGGACTTAGAACTTAGTTATGGGACCTTATGAGTAAAGCATTTGAGAAAGAGATATGGATGGAAATTCGGATTAGGGTTGGAAAATATTTTggtgagtttttcttttatttttaaagacaAAATAAACTGAAATGCCAAAAGACTTTACACATTTGAAAATCCACCCTTTAAATAGACAAAATGCATGCAAGTATTGCATGTCTAAACTCACCAAAATCAAAACCTCACAATCCATTAATTCTTAGTGGATTTGGTATCATGATCACCATGAACTTTCATTTAGCCCACTAATGAGCTATGTGGAAGCTCGTAATGATGACACCAAGCTCACTAAGGGTTAGTGAGATTAtctaacaaattaaaatttttcactaactttagtcaaaggaGTAATTTTTCCTTGATCCATGAGTCTTTCTTAAAAGCAACATTATTTTTCGTACAAAAATTTAATTTCTTATTGTCTATCATTCTATTCTCATACTTTATTTAGTTTGAATTATATAACTTTTATGAATCAGAAAGGATCTCACGATGTATATAATAACAAGTTGGCTTTTATTTTTCTCCGATCAAATCCTTACAATAGAAATGTATAAGATCAATTTtgtggaatatatatatatattaaaaaatatttaaaaatctttataaaaaaattaggtacaaataaaatcttttaaaaaaaccatttagatttgggtaaccaaatcacCTCAATCTTCTAGAAAAAGAATTGTGTACCAAAGAAAccaagaatcttgaaaaaaatacaaatctaaacgaccaaatctaaacgcgGTATCAAaagtagtcaaatttaaacaatcgtataccaaatatattatacgcggttgatttttgaaattattttatcaatgtaaatattttaacgtTTTATTATACTTTTAAGAAAAACCTAAACACAAATATACACCATCAAACAAATCTAAATCTTTTTAAACTATGTCAATCTAAATTGTTTTAAACTATGTCATTCATGTACATTCACGGTTTTAAAGTGTCAAAGTGTCATTGTACGTACACAATGCTAACCTACAAAGCTATCCTTTAAAAGCTCTGTCATATATGTTAGTAGGTTCACATATTTTCAACTTATTGAGTTCTATAATATATACTTCTTTCtatttactatattttgataggttattagatattatgttatttaatttctatcatACTTTCTTATATAACAAGTTTAGGGGGAAAATAACTTTACATCCGTCCTCCAATTGAAAGttaaaatcaatattttttttctaatacgCTGCTTTCTGGAAATTTACAATTAagtttcttttaaagaaaaggaaagaaatgtttttgctaaaagacaaaattgattatatttaatttttgtacgaaagtaaatattttatcaaaatgtTTTAGGCTTTTTACCATTTTCATAATAATAACTAAACTCATTATTGTAATAACATTTGTAAAAGAAAGAAtattataacaataataaaaggAAGCAAATGGGACAGGGACGAAGGCATAGAAGAACATCAAAACAGGGAGAGTGAGAAAGCCATCCACGACCTAAACCCATTTAGTAGGCATCTCTCAGAAATACAAATCAAACTACTTTTTATAGCTTCTCTCTCCTACATCTTTTTGGTTCAATAACGACAAAGTAAATAGACTAACTTGTTTGTTTTACATCACTTAAATAGGTATTAAATCATAGACCTTTGAAATAATATTAAGTATATATCTTAACTATTAAGGCTTTCAAACGGTAAACAAAGTTTTATACcaaactatttttattttttacattcaCTTTTTTCTTCTCAGTTTTAAACATTGTGACGAATTTTTCGAATAATGTGATAGTGTGAGAAAATAAAGATGTAAAAGGTGGTGGTGTTGTCCATGTTGTCATCCATCTCACATTAAGCAAGCAAAGCAGAGTCACATAAATTGATATATAAATCCATCATGCATCCATTACAATTCCCTCATTAACAAAACAACCACCATAAATACATAATGTCCTACAAATTAGAGCTTTCATTCCAATTCCATTACACATAACATAGCCTAAAAactcaaagaaaaaaagaacaagcATGACCCCTCTTCCTTCACAACCACAACATCTTATCCTCCTCTTCCTCTCTTTCTCATTCCTCCCCTTCTTCTCCCTCTCCGCCATAGACACCTTTGTCTTCGGCGGCTGCACCCAACTTCGCTACTCCCCAAACTCCGCTTACGAAACAAATCTCAACTCACTACTCACCTCCCTAGTCAACTCAGCCACATATTCCTCCTACAACAACTACACCATCCAAGGTTCCTCCCCACAAGACGCCCTCTTCGGTCTCTACCAATGCCGGGGCGACCTCTCCATGCCAGACTGCGCCACATGCATTGCCCGCGCCGTGACGCAGCTAGGTGGGCTCTGCTCGGACACCTGCGGCGGGGCGCTGCAGCTGGAGGGATGCTACGTGAAGTACGACAACTCGAGCTTTCTTGGGGTGGAAGATAAGACGGTGGTGCTGAAGAAGTGTGGGCCGTCGGTGGGGTACGAGGAGGAGGCGATGGGGCGGAGGGATGCGGTGTTAGGGGCGTTGGTGGGGGCGAGTGGAGGGTATAGAGTGGGGGGGGCTGGGAAAGTACAAGGAGTGGCTCAGTGTGTAGGGGATTTGAGTGGGAGTGAGTGTCAAGATTGTGTAGGAGAGGCTATTGGAAGGTTGAAAAGTGATTGTGGGACGGCGGATTTTGGGGATATGTTTTTGGGAAAGTGTTATGCAAGGTATAACACTCATGGGCCTCCTGTTTTCTCTAAGGCCCATCATGGTAAGCCATTTCTCaccactactactactactactgccATTTCATTGGTAAtccctttctctttctttttctttctttttttctttttttattttataaatgaataTACATTTTTTCTCCTACAATTTTCATCCAAGTAATGATTTAGTatcaattttcatctttttttcttcaattttccaGAATTTATACCTTGTTTGATAttcaacaatttaaaaaaaaaagtttgaattttataaatactttttttttttttttggtcctATTACCTAATCAtattataaaaacatttgaagATTATTTTAGATTCTTTAGAATTGAAGTGTGTTTTTAAGGGTTGGGAAAAAAGTTCACCAAAATTGTGAagaaaattaaacataattttatgGTATTCATATGAAAACTTAATAATTTATATTCTTTTTCGGTAAacatttctttatatatatatatatatatatatatatatatatatatattttttttttttaagttttttttttcgatatttaatttttaagaaccaaattaagttttgaaaattattttctttttaaaaaatttgactAAGTACTCAACTCAATTAATTTGGAAAAGATAGATATTAttataagaaattgaaaaaaaataaacaaattttgaaaaataaaaaatagaaaacaaaattgaatGATTATCAAACAAAGTCATAATGTAACTTAGTTTGACATTTCTAACCATTTCATCTAAactaattataaattttttttttacatagcaACTGTTTAAAAATTGGTTACATATTATACCTGAagaattgaattaaaaaaaaaagaaaaagaaaaaaagcaaaCAACTAGATTatgaaaaacaataatttgGGGATCAAATTGATACTTTGATGAATGTTGGAGGACTAAAAATGTTTTATgaacaaaatattattttagttttactattattattgtttgggATTGTAATCTCGTGAATTTAAACAGATAAATCTAATGGTGATGGTGAGAAGACATTTGCGATTATCATTGGGCTACTAGCTGGAGTTGCTCTGGTTATCATTTTTCTTGTCTTTATAAGAAAGGTGTTTGAACGATCTGGTAATTCAATTTTCAGCTCCCTTTTATtctctttatttatatatatagaaaaattatttaaaaataaattaaaatatttttaaatatagtaaaattttattttatatcaaCAACACATCTATTAATAATTTATAGAGTAGTTAATGTATATTCAAATTAAGGTAAAAAAgttaatttgtaatttaaaaaaaaattaaaagtatacTTTTTAGGTAAAGAATTctacaaaatttaaaacaaaagcttttattaacttttctttttcttttgtaaaacaACACTTTTCTCAAAACATTATTCCAAATtacttttttgttcttttgataaCTAAAGTTACCCatgatatatgtatatatattggATAAATAGCATGTATGATATAGTTGGTATTgaaggatttggtttgtttgttGGTAATGcaggtaaataataataaaatatagcaaatggAAAAGCTTTTAACAAATTCAACCTCTAAAGGTGAAGAATATTGGGTTCCTGCTggttggtttttctttttttttttttttttggcttaattccaaatttaagttttttactttatttatatTGTTTGGATTTGCTTTAATATTATTTGGTGTTTCCCAAGTGAAGTTTGTGTAATCTTTAGTTGGCACAAAAGAAAAGACATGGAGAgttgaaaaagagagaaatacTTATTCTCTATTATTGTGGAAACTGTGGTACATTCTTTGTAAAAGATCGATGGagataatttttcaatttttttaaatataataatactacTCTAATTACACTAttgtatttatcttttttttctttatcatttttttttttatattttatctttgttgGAACTGGTACTAGACAATGTGGTGGAGCAACAATTAGGCATCTGAATTTTGAACGCCTAGAACATAAAAGCAAGAAACTTGGTCTGCTGACGAATTAATCGCCTAGATGAAGGTTGTTTAGAAGATGGTCGCCTAGTTAGAACACCTAAACTAATTGCCTGATAAGTGGTTGCCTAAACAGAACGTCTAGATTGGTGGTCACCTGGATAGAATGCCTAGTTGCAAGACAAAAAGTTTGTTAGATGAAGGTTGAGTCCTATAATATGCTCTCTTTAAGATATTTCAAGACTCTGCTTGGAGTGTAAATAATTCTTAGTATTGTCACATTGGCCCCAAGATAAACCAAACAAATACTTAACTAAAACTGCACCAAAACCAATTGGAATACTAAATACTCGTAAATGACTTTgctcaaaaaacaaaaatagaagaggAAGTTTAGAGAGATCAATTGTATTGGTAGAGATAAGTTTTCTAATAGTGCAAAAATGAAACAAGGAGATGAACTACATGTAGTAATAACGCATAAATGGTCATAAGATCATTAATGCCTCAACGATTATGTCAAAATGTAATACTTCCGCCAAAGTGTAACACTTGAACAGTCAATCCATTCAATGATCTTAATGCATTGCATCTCATCAAAGCATTCCAAAGTCTCAACACTTCATGGTCCCAACGCATCACCTCTCAAATCGTTCAAGGTTTCAACACCTTACCTTCAACGCCCTCAAATCAACACCTcaaaaaactaattttattgataaaaaatGGATGGATTGATGGAAGCGTTGCGTGAATGTTGAGATACCAACAAATTCACAATTGTCTCTCTCTTCACCCTTCTAAAATATGGATGCCCTTTGGGGCTTAAACCCACAATATAAGGTAGGGGTATATAAAGGAGCTTCCACCTTGCTTACTTAGGAATGTGAGAATCTCAGTTTGgaacaaaatattaatatatttttttcaaacaaaattttcattaataatCACCCACTTGACAATTCTTTTCTAATAGTCCCCACTTAAAAATTTTACAACCATTTTCGTCGACCAATGTCAATTTGTGTAATATTGTGCTTAAGAAAAGGGTTAGTCGATTTGAACCTTTACGTAGTGAAGATGATTTAGAATACAATTGAGTAATACTTAGTTTTAAACTCTATCTCTAACATCTTACACACACAACATTATTCAAGTGTAGTTTGAAAGCTCGGCTTTAAGGCCTAGCATGTCTATCCAAGTTTGGTGGATGATCTAGAGCATTTGCCTAAAAAGTTTCATAGGAAGCGATCCTCACTTCCACGTCCATAAAGATGAATGTATAAAGAGTACTCTTATGGGCTAGGTACTCCACTTGCATCATGTATAGATCTCACTAAGAACGAAGTTTAAACTTTTCGTTCGTTTCAGGATATCATGCTATTACAATGAATACAAATGAAACTTCTAATTATTCTAGCATGATTCTCTCCATATCACTTGTGATCAATTATTATCCTTTGAACTTGTTTCTTGGGATCTTCTGCCTACAAGTTGGATTTACCTCATGAGTGATTCATTTTTCTATATACATGAGTCTCATTCTTTATGAGGTTTTAAAAACCTTCTCTCTGATTAGTCCTTTTGTCAAAGGATCTGCCAAGTTTTCATCAGTTCGTATATGATCCATTATAATAACACAAGTAGTACTGAGAAACTCTCTAATGGTATTGTGCTTATGACATATTTGTCATCTTTCGTCGTTATAATAATGGTTCTAAACTTTTGTGATTGCTGCAATAATAGCACAATGGATCAACGTGGATGGTATTAGTTTATCCCATATTGGAATCTAAGATAACAAGTTTCGAAACCAATTTGCTTCTTCAATAGTTGTTGCTAGTGTATCATTTTGGACTCTATCATTGATTGACCTAAAATACTATATATGTTTCTTAAATTTCCAAGCAACAACTCAATCTACTACATTAAAGATATAGGCATAGTCGACTTAGAGTCATCGAAGAGGGACTTTCAATATGCATCACTCTAACCTTCTAGGACAACGAAAAGCTTTTGATAACGTAATCTTAGGTTATGAATTTTCTTCAATTTATCTCATATATAACTCATTCTACAACATTCCAATGCTATGTACTAGATCTGCTTGTAAACCTATGTTATAATGTTACAACATAAGCCATATCTGGCCTAGTGCGATCAATAACATATCTTAGACTGTTAATAATGTTTGCATACTATGATTTGTTAACACTGTCACTAGTGTTCTTGAACAATTTTATGCTAGAATCATAAGAAGTACATGTTGGTTTACTAGCGCTATTACTAGCTACATAGTGAGATTAATCCAaagaaattttatctttttagaCCTAGCGATTTTTGTACCTAAAATCATATTAGCTTCTCCTAAGtctttcatgtcaaaatttACACTCAAAATTGATTTTACCTCATTTGTGACGTGCAAATTTGATACAAAGATTAACATACCATCTATGTATAAGCATATAATAACCCATATACTATTTTCCTACTTATAGTAGATACATTTGTCATTTTCATTAACTTTGAGTCCTTTAGAAATGATTAGATTATCAAATTT containing:
- the LOC103499308 gene encoding plasmodesmata-located protein 7 isoform X2; this encodes MTPLPSQPQHLILLFLSFSFLPFFSLSAIDTFVFGGCTQLRYSPNSAYETNLNSLLTSLVNSATYSSYNNYTIQGSSPQDALFGLYQCRGDLSMPDCATCIARAVTQLGGLCSDTCGGALQLEGCYVKYDNSSFLGVEDKTVVLKKCGPSVGYEEEAMGRRDAVLGALVGASGGYRVGGAGKVQGVAQCVGDLSGSECQDCVGEAIGRLKSDCGTADFGDMFLGKCYARYNTHGPPVFSKAHHGKPFLTTTTTTTAISLINLMVMVRRHLRLSLGY
- the LOC103499308 gene encoding plasmodesmata-located protein 7 isoform X1, with amino-acid sequence MTPLPSQPQHLILLFLSFSFLPFFSLSAIDTFVFGGCTQLRYSPNSAYETNLNSLLTSLVNSATYSSYNNYTIQGSSPQDALFGLYQCRGDLSMPDCATCIARAVTQLGGLCSDTCGGALQLEGCYVKYDNSSFLGVEDKTVVLKKCGPSVGYEEEAMGRRDAVLGALVGASGGYRVGGAGKVQGVAQCVGDLSGSECQDCVGEAIGRLKSDCGTADFGDMFLGKCYARYNTHGPPVFSKAHHDKSNGDGEKTFAIIIGLLAGVALVIIFLVFIRKVFERSGK